From Pseudoalteromonas sp. DL-6, one genomic window encodes:
- a CDS encoding alpha/beta hydrolase, translating to MKLIIKTILFWVLITSTAAFAELAKVNGFDIEYEMAGSGKHTILLEAGGSAGLSDWDPIYNSLTKYAKVIRYSRIGNGGSSQIKKNYSSEQYATEALLLLKALKIDEPVVYVAHSYGASIARVFAASYPDKIKALMLIEPASEHDVDIMRKIDLPRAEKEIAAIKRDDMKNGMSNQYLDFWSKRPLPDYPQIADIPVTVIASVKKYENPSVLFFTDKGREMWGELHTNWANAFPQGEIVLTTKSYHYPQNDEPEMVNAQIQKLLKRTH from the coding sequence ATGAAACTAATAATAAAAACGATTCTATTTTGGGTATTAATCACCTCAACTGCTGCCTTTGCTGAGCTTGCTAAAGTTAATGGCTTTGATATTGAATATGAAATGGCGGGTAGTGGCAAACACACTATTTTACTCGAGGCGGGTGGCTCTGCAGGGCTTAGTGATTGGGATCCCATTTATAACTCGCTTACTAAGTATGCAAAAGTAATTCGCTATTCTCGAATTGGCAATGGCGGCTCTTCGCAAATAAAGAAAAACTATAGCTCAGAGCAGTATGCTACTGAGGCTTTACTATTACTTAAAGCGCTAAAAATTGATGAACCAGTAGTTTATGTGGCGCATTCTTATGGTGCTTCTATCGCAAGGGTATTTGCAGCAAGCTACCCCGATAAAATTAAAGCGTTAATGTTAATTGAACCCGCCTCAGAGCATGATGTTGATATTATGCGTAAGATTGATTTACCGCGCGCTGAAAAAGAAATTGCCGCTATAAAACGTGATGATATGAAAAACGGCATGTCGAATCAGTATTTAGACTTTTGGTCGAAGCGACCTTTGCCCGATTATCCACAAATAGCAGATATTCCCGTGACGGTTATTGCCTCAGTTAAAAAATATGAAAATCCATCGGTGTTATTTTTTACTGATAAAGGGCGTGAAATGTGGGGGGAACTGCATACAAACTGGGCTAACGCTTTTCCTCAAGGTGAGATAGTGCTAACAACTAAAAGTTACCACTACCCACAAAATGATGAGCCTGAGATGGTGAACGCACAAATCCAAAAATTGCTAAAGCGTACTCATTAA
- a CDS encoding porin, which produces MTPMKPLALAVAMVVFSHPAHADTDLDKVKQQLSSLQKQVEMLQKQLAKAEQKSEKSIDRTIEEKEDIAETQVAKHDHKPQGIKVGGAVRTNYSHTSYDDDNKNRGGDFDFDIFRLNFSGDVGDVKLNAEIRFFDYMTAVKYAYAAYDFADDWQVQAGITKVPFGNWPYNSHNYFFSTNYYVGLEDDHDLGVLFKRNIADNWQLDLGFFKNDELGGVDGYVDNRSDRYSYDIVGFREAGDGVYAEPTNAIGEYNTFSGRYGYHLEHEGGKTEIGVSALAGGLHDGVDRAGDYNAWALHLNSNMGPWNLQLQHGEYNYDIDNVNRIAVGAYSFYDSMAAEATMSSANVAYSVPVQWGAVTNLQFYNDYSAIYDKSDNSRDTWMNVTGFSVAAGGLFTYFDLVHGKNMPFVGGSLAGDSSETERRFNINIGYYF; this is translated from the coding sequence ATGACACCTATGAAACCTTTAGCACTGGCAGTGGCTATGGTTGTATTTTCACATCCGGCACATGCAGATACAGATCTTGATAAAGTAAAGCAGCAATTAAGCAGCTTACAAAAACAAGTGGAAATGCTGCAAAAGCAACTTGCAAAAGCAGAGCAAAAAAGTGAAAAATCAATCGACCGCACCATTGAAGAGAAAGAAGATATAGCCGAAACTCAAGTGGCAAAGCATGATCACAAGCCACAGGGGATTAAAGTTGGCGGCGCTGTGCGAACCAACTACAGCCATACCTCGTATGATGACGACAATAAAAATCGCGGTGGCGATTTTGATTTTGATATTTTTCGTCTAAATTTCTCAGGCGACGTTGGTGATGTAAAATTAAACGCTGAAATTCGCTTTTTTGACTACATGACTGCCGTTAAATACGCTTATGCCGCCTATGATTTTGCTGATGATTGGCAAGTTCAAGCAGGTATTACTAAGGTTCCTTTTGGTAACTGGCCTTACAATTCACATAACTACTTTTTCAGCACTAACTATTATGTTGGCCTTGAAGACGATCACGATTTAGGGGTGTTATTTAAGCGTAACATTGCTGATAACTGGCAGCTTGATCTGGGCTTTTTCAAAAATGATGAATTAGGTGGTGTTGATGGTTATGTAGATAACCGCAGCGATCGTTATTCTTACGACATTGTTGGTTTTAGAGAAGCCGGGGATGGTGTTTATGCTGAGCCAACTAATGCTATAGGCGAGTACAATACGTTCTCAGGCCGTTACGGCTATCACCTAGAACATGAAGGTGGTAAAACTGAAATTGGTGTATCAGCACTTGCTGGTGGCTTACATGATGGTGTTGACCGCGCAGGTGACTACAACGCATGGGCATTACATTTAAACAGTAATATGGGTCCATGGAACTTACAACTACAGCATGGCGAATACAATTACGATATTGATAACGTAAACCGTATTGCTGTAGGCGCTTACTCGTTTTACGACAGCATGGCGGCAGAGGCAACAATGTCGAGTGCAAACGTAGCATACAGCGTACCGGTACAGTGGGGCGCGGTGACAAACTTACAGTTTTACAACGACTACAGTGCTATTTACGACAAATCTGACAACAGCAGAGATACCTGGATGAACGTAACTGGTTTCTCGGTAGCTGCAGGTGGTTTATTCACTTACTTTGACTTAGTTCATGGTAAAAATATGCCGTTTGTTGGCGGTTCATTAGCGGGCGACAGCAGCGAAACTGAGCGTCGCTTTAACATTAATATTGGCTATTATTTCTAA
- the sbcB gene encoding exodeoxyribonuclease I yields MAYQEQNQATIYWHDYETWGASPQKDKPSQFAGVRTDLDLNIIGEPLIEYCKPQADYLPHPEACLITGITPQVAMQKGLVEAEFIAKIHAEFSVPNTCVAGYNSIRFDDEVSRYSFYRNFYDPYEREYKNNNSRWDIIDLVRACYALRPEGIEWPLKEDGSPSFKLEHLTVANGIEHAAAHDALSDVTATIALAKLIKEKQPKLYQFFFSLRGKKALAEMVDVFNMTPLVHTSSRIPATQGCTTWIAPMSFHPVNKNAVICFDLTQNPQVLLDLNVEELRKRLYTKRIDLAEGDLPVGLKLVHLNKCPILAPAKTLLPENAARLGIDREQCLANLAILKANTELRDKVTEVFNEQGDYSATTNVDYLLYDGFTSHADKAKFAIIRDAKPEDLASLKLEFEDPKFNTLLFRYRARNWPQTLNQQELDQWRQYCQSKLMHGEDQPSISAQDFMITLENLAHEHDDSEKNLTILKALYNYAQSM; encoded by the coding sequence ATGGCTTATCAAGAGCAAAACCAAGCAACAATCTATTGGCACGACTATGAGACCTGGGGGGCAAGCCCGCAAAAAGATAAGCCGAGCCAATTTGCAGGTGTACGCACCGATCTTGATTTAAATATTATTGGCGAGCCGCTTATTGAGTACTGTAAGCCACAAGCGGATTACTTACCCCATCCCGAAGCGTGTTTAATTACCGGTATTACCCCGCAAGTGGCAATGCAAAAAGGCTTAGTTGAGGCTGAGTTTATAGCTAAAATTCATGCAGAATTTAGCGTACCCAATACCTGTGTAGCTGGTTATAACAGTATTCGCTTTGATGACGAAGTAAGCCGATATAGCTTTTATCGTAACTTTTACGACCCGTACGAGCGTGAATATAAAAACAATAACAGTCGTTGGGATATTATAGATTTAGTGCGTGCCTGCTATGCACTGCGCCCTGAGGGTATTGAATGGCCGTTAAAAGAAGATGGTAGCCCTAGTTTTAAGCTTGAGCATTTAACTGTCGCTAATGGTATTGAACATGCCGCTGCGCACGACGCGTTAAGTGATGTAACGGCTACCATTGCCTTAGCAAAGCTAATTAAAGAGAAACAGCCTAAACTGTACCAGTTCTTTTTTAGTCTTCGTGGTAAAAAAGCACTCGCTGAAATGGTTGATGTGTTTAATATGACCCCATTAGTGCACACCTCGTCTCGTATTCCAGCTACCCAAGGCTGTACTACCTGGATAGCACCAATGAGTTTTCACCCGGTAAATAAAAACGCAGTTATTTGTTTTGATTTAACCCAAAACCCGCAGGTGTTACTTGATTTAAATGTAGAAGAATTACGCAAGCGTTTATACACCAAACGTATAGATTTAGCTGAGGGTGATTTACCGGTAGGTTTAAAACTAGTGCATTTAAACAAGTGCCCTATTTTAGCACCTGCTAAAACGCTGCTGCCTGAAAACGCTGCTCGCTTGGGTATTGATCGTGAGCAATGCTTGGCTAATTTAGCCATTTTAAAAGCAAATACCGAGCTTCGCGATAAAGTCACTGAGGTATTTAATGAGCAAGGCGATTACAGCGCGACCACGAACGTGGATTACTTATTGTATGATGGCTTTACTAGCCATGCTGATAAAGCTAAATTTGCGATTATTCGTGATGCAAAACCTGAAGACTTAGCAAGCTTAAAGCTTGAATTTGAAGATCCTAAATTTAATACTTTGCTGTTTAGATACCGCGCCCGTAACTGGCCACAAACGCTAAACCAGCAAGAGCTTGATCAATGGCGTCAATATTGCCAAAGCAAGTTAATGCATGGCGAAGATCAGCCATCAATCAGCGCACAAGATTTTATGATCACTCTTGAAAACCTAGCGCATGAACATGACGACAGTGAAAAAAACCTTACAATTTTAAAAGCGCTGTATAACTACGCTCAAAGCATGTAA
- a CDS encoding NAD(P)-dependent oxidoreductase, with translation MSVKIAFIGLGVMGYPMAGHLAKAGHSVCVYNRTAAKAQKWVEDFNGSFAPTPREAANGADMVFMCVGNDDDLRSVVYGNDGVLAGMQENTILIDHTTTSAEVAREVAAKAALQHIDFIDAPVSGGQAGAENGVLTVMAGGNEAVFAKAQPIMAAFSRFSQLLGEVGSGQLCKMVNQICIAGVVQGLAEGLHFAKQAGLDGEKVIETISKGAAGSWQMENRYKTMWAGEYEFGFAVDWMRKDLGIALDEAKNNGATLPMTATVDQYYADVQALGGGRYDTSSLLARIEAMHKK, from the coding sequence ATGTCAGTTAAAATTGCATTTATAGGTTTAGGCGTAATGGGTTACCCAATGGCAGGGCATCTAGCAAAAGCAGGGCACAGCGTATGTGTTTATAACCGCACAGCAGCTAAAGCACAAAAATGGGTCGAAGATTTTAACGGCAGTTTTGCACCTACCCCGCGTGAAGCCGCAAATGGTGCCGATATGGTTTTTATGTGTGTAGGCAATGACGACGATTTACGTTCAGTGGTATACGGCAATGACGGTGTGCTAGCAGGCATGCAGGAAAACACAATTTTAATCGACCACACAACTACCTCAGCAGAAGTGGCACGTGAAGTTGCGGCAAAAGCGGCTTTACAGCATATCGACTTTATTGATGCGCCAGTATCGGGCGGTCAAGCTGGTGCCGAAAATGGGGTATTAACCGTAATGGCCGGTGGCAACGAAGCGGTATTTGCTAAAGCACAACCTATCATGGCGGCATTTAGCCGTTTTAGTCAGCTTTTAGGCGAAGTGGGTTCAGGGCAATTATGTAAAATGGTTAACCAAATTTGTATTGCAGGTGTGGTGCAAGGGTTAGCTGAGGGCTTACATTTTGCTAAACAAGCAGGGCTTGATGGCGAAAAAGTAATAGAAACCATTTCTAAAGGCGCAGCTGGTTCGTGGCAAATGGAAAACCGCTACAAAACAATGTGGGCAGGCGAATACGAGTTTGGTTTTGCTGTAGATTGGATGCGCAAAGATTTAGGTATTGCACTCGATGAAGCTAAAAATAATGGTGCAACACTGCCAATGACAGCAACGGTTGATCAATATTACGCTGATGTACAAGCCCTTGGCGGCGGACGATACGATACTTCAAGCTTATTAGCACGTATCGAAGCAATGCATAAAAAGTAA
- a CDS encoding redoxin domain-containing protein encodes MDSIYQFNAPLCNNSDFPLSQLKGKTVLIVNTASKCHFSTQLCALEKLYQQYKSDGFTILAFPCNQFDKNEPLEGMAIKDYYQKHFAINFEVFDKVMVNGPDTHPLFSYLKSHTRGIAQNRAIKWNFTKFLVNAQGQLIARYAPRTKPESLHSVIRSSLEATPIIKTANSRFNTTAILK; translated from the coding sequence ATGGATAGCATTTATCAATTTAACGCACCACTTTGTAATAACAGTGATTTTCCTTTGAGCCAGTTAAAAGGAAAAACGGTTCTTATTGTAAATACAGCAAGCAAATGTCATTTTTCGACGCAATTATGTGCGCTTGAAAAGCTATACCAACAATACAAAAGCGATGGGTTTACTATTCTGGCCTTTCCATGTAATCAGTTTGATAAAAACGAACCATTAGAGGGTATGGCAATTAAAGACTACTATCAAAAACACTTTGCGATTAATTTTGAAGTATTTGATAAGGTTATGGTGAATGGCCCCGATACTCACCCCTTGTTTAGTTATTTAAAATCACATACGCGTGGAATTGCACAAAACCGTGCAATAAAGTGGAACTTCACTAAGTTTTTAGTTAATGCCCAAGGACAACTAATTGCACGTTATGCGCCGCGCACTAAACCGGAGTCACTTCATAGTGTAATTAGAAGTAGTTTAGAGGCAACACCGATTATAAAAACAGCAAATAGTCGTTTTAATACCACAGCAATATTAAAGTGA